The DNA window TTATGCAAGTAAAAGAATTAAATATTTAGTTGATGATAATTCAAAAAATAAAAGAATAATGGTTAAATCGGGTTTTTATTACGGTAAAACCAACCGATTAAATGAAATTATTAACCACCCTCTTTTTCCAATTGATATCAAAAATGAACTTAATATTTTTACATATCGAAATCTCACTAGAGATTTTGATTTTGATCAAAAAAAATGTGTTTTTCTGTCTTTTGAAGAAGAAACTGATTTAAGTAAAAATAACTTTAATGAAAACAACTGGATGATTCTTGACGATGATAACTCCTTAACAATTAAAGAATATTTTCGTAAAATAGAGAACCTAATTAAAACTGTTGAGAAATGGGTTAATAAGGAATCATCAATAAAAATTAGATTAAATTTTGAATAAAATTGAATCAAATAAATTTTATAAGGGATAAGCAATTGTGTTTTCAATGTCAGATTTAAAGTTTATTTTATATCTTTCAAGTTTTACGAGAATACTTTTCTCCACCTTCTTTAAGCTGGCGTTATGCTAAAGTTTGACACAACTAAAAATAAAATAACAACTAAAAATAAAATAATATGACATTTGAAGAAGCTTCATATCTAAAAAACGAAATTGGAGAAACAAAAACTATAGAAGACAAAACATATAAAGTGTTTATTGTTCCTTCAAACGAAAAAGATTTTACTAATTATTTAGTAGATTTTAGAACCACAAAATTTAATGATAATTCTTCTAAGTTATATTCAAAAAATTCAGAATTTAAAGTCTATGCAATTTGGTCATACAATTCTAATTTTTTAATAAAAGAGTTAAAGCTTTGATCTAAATAACTATACGAAATTCGTAGTTTTTGTTTCACTTTCAAAATTGTCATTTTTTTTTAATAATGTTGATGATTTTTAAGTTCATTATTAATCTTTTTCTATCATAATTTTAAATTTTCATTCCATTAAAGTAATGGAATAATTAATTTCATAAATCTTTACTCTATGAAAAAAATGTTCTTTATTTTTATTATTTCAAATATTTCTTTTGCTCAAAATACTCTAAATTTTAACGATTTAATATTATTGAGAAAATGTGATTTATCAACATTAGATGGCTTTTTACAAAATAAAGGATTAAAAAAAACATCAAAAGTTGATGGAGGTTCAACAGAATTTACAGTATATAAATGGTCTGATAATGAAAACCTTTGCTCATTTGAATATAAAACTCAAAAATATTGGGATGAAAACACAAAAAAATATATTGACTTAGAAGTGAGAAATTATTACACAAATTCCCAAGAAAATTATGATTATATAATTTATCAAATGGAAAAACAAAAAGGTTTTACTACTAATGGGATATTGAAAAAAAGTTTTGAAGGCTTCTATTTTTTAATGTATAGGAATGATGACGACTATCCATTTTTTTCACCTATTATTGGGCAAAAAAATGATGCGTTTGGGAAACCTCAATTTCAAATTAGCCTATAAGACTAGGAAAAACGAAACCAACTATGCAGATTTATCTCACAACTGTCCAAAGCATACCAACTTCATAAACATAAAACCCCAAAACTCCTATCTCCCAAAAGTCTAGGATTTTTTTTAAACAATCAAGCTCCCACCAACAAACTCAAAATATTTTAAATACAGGTATTTCAATTGATTACTTATCCAAATGACTACACTTTCTGTAAACATAACAGACATTTCTCAGATTGCCATCATCAAAAAAATTTTGAAGGCATTTGATGTAGAAGTAATTGAACAAAATAAAGAAATTACGAATCCCGAAATAATCGAAAGGTTAGAAAAACATCATAAAAACTTTCAAGATTTTGCGTACAGAGAAGAAAACTACACCAAAGTAGATTCCAAAAATATATTGCAATTCTAAATTAATCTACCTCATCTCTTCCAGCAAAACCAAAATTTTCTCTTTTAAATCAGGAAGATTTATTTTGATGACATCCCAAATGGTCAAATCATCTATACCAAAATATTCGTGAATGACAAGGTTTCGAAGACCAATAATTCTTGCCCAAGGGATAGAAGAATTATCGTTTAAAATCTTTTCAGACAGTCGGTTACTAGCTTCTCCAATTATTTCGAGTTGACGTAAACTAGCGTTAAACATCATCGAGTTTTTTACAAAATGATCAAAATCCACATCTTGTATATAGTTTTCTATTTCATTTATAGCATCTACGATGTGATGCAAGCGAACAGTATCGCCTAATCTATCTTGCATAAATTAGTTTTTTTTCTTTATCCAAAATAGGCTGAATGTATTTTGAGAGTCCTCGGGCCGAAACTAAATCTATTTTTTTAGACAGTAATTTTTGCAAATCCAATTGCATTTGAATGAATTCTAAACCAATGGGCTGGCTGTAATCTAGTTCTACCAATAAATCAATATCACTGTCTTTGTTTTCACTTCCTCTTCCGTACGAACCAAAGAGATAGGCTTTCAAAACGGGTTGCTTTGAAAAAAAATCCTTTATAATATTGATTTGAGAAGTAGTTAGACTCATGTTTTTAGTTGGTTTTTACAAATTTAATTAAAAATTCAAAACAAATAACAAATTGATTTTCTCCTCCCTCTCATCTAAAGTTTATTTTTACGTAAATTAGCCATTACTTAAAAAATGATAACTATTTTATTTCAATCATAAAAAAACAAAATATGAAAGCGAAAAGCATTTTAGAAACCATCGGAAACACACCTGTGGTTCAAATCAACAAGTTGTTTGGAAACAGCAAAGAAATTTGGATTAAATTAGAAAAATCAAATCCCGGAAACAGCATCAAAGATAGAATTGCTTTAGCAATGATAGAAGATGCCGAAAGCAAAGGTTTACTGAATGCCGACAGCGTAATTATCGAACCAACATCTGGAAATACAGGAATTGGTTTAGCTTTAGTTGCTGCGGTCAAAGGATACAAAGTGATTTTGGTAATGCCAGAATCAATGAGTGTAGAACGCAGAAAATTAATGGAAATTTACGGAGCCGAATTTGTGCTTACGCCTCGCGAGAAAGGGATGAAAGGGGCAATCGAAAAAGCTGCCGAATTAGTTTTAGAAACACCCAATGCTTGGTCACCAAAACAATTTGACAATCCAGCCAATGTTGAAGTTCACGAAAGAACTACTGCTCAAGAAATTCTTGCCGATTTCCCAGGTGGTTTAGATTATATCATCACAGGTGTTGGAACTGGCGGACACATCACGGGTGTTGCAAAAGTGCTGAAAGCTAAATTTCCTAATTTGAAAGTAATTGCAGTTGAACCCGAATTGTCTCCCGTATTGAGTGGTGGAACTCCCGGACCTCATCCTTTGCAAGGCATTGGAGCTGGGTTTATTCCAGCCAACTATCACGGTCAATACATTGACGAAGTAATACAAGTCAGCAAAGACGATGCTTTTGCATTCGCCAAAAAAATTGCAAAAGAGGAGGGAATTCTTGTCGGAATTTCGACTGGCGCCTCATTAGCAGCCGTTGCCAAAAAGCTAGAGACGATTCCTGATGGAGCGGTTGTACTTACTTTCAACTACGATACTGGCGAAAGATACTTATCAATCGAAGGGTTGTTTTAACCTTTACAAAGCTTACAGCCTTTGAAAGCCTAGAAGCTTTTAGATTGCAGCTTTTTTTAAAACAAAAAAACCCGCTTCTGACGAAACGGGTTTTTGAATACATGGAGAAAATTAATTATGCTTCAACTTCGAATGGAAGGATTGATACATAAGATTTATTATCTCTTTTCTTTTGGAACTGAACAACTCCATCTACTCTTGCGTGTAGGGTGTGATCTTTACTAATGTAAACGTTTTCACCTGGATTATGTTTTGAACCTCTTTGTCTTACGATGATGTTCCCTGCAATAGCAGCTTGTCCACCAAAAATCTTAACACCTAAACGTTTCGATTCTGATTCTCTACCATTCTTGGAACTACCGACACCTTTCTTGTGAGCCATGACGTACTAGTTTTATATTGTTATTATTCTTGTGTCTCTTCTTTTTTAGCTTTTGGAGCCTTTTTTACTTTTGGAGCTTCTACTTCTTCAGCAGCTACTTCAACAGTTTCTTTTTTAGCAGCGGCTTTTTTAGGAGCTGATACTGAAATACCTTCGATTACAATTTGGGTAAGATACTGACGGTGACCGTTTCTCTTTTTGTAACCTTTTCTTCTTTTCTTTTTGAAAACGATTACTTTATCTCCTTTTAAGTGTTGTAACACTTTGGCTTCTACTGAAGCTCCTTCTATAGCTGGGGCGCCTATCGTGATTGATCCGTTGTCGTCTAACAAATACACTTTATCGAAAGAAACTTTTGTTCCTTCTTCATTTGCCAAACGGTGAACGTAAACCTTTAGGTCTTTGCTAACTTTGAATTGTTGCCCTGCTATCTCTACGATTGCATACATAACAAATTGTTTTATAAATTTTTAAGGCTGCAAATATACAAAGAAATATTTATTCTGCAATTAGTTCCTATAAAAAAATAGTTGAATTGGGTAAACTGCTGTTTTTAAGCAGTTTTGCCCACAGCAAACCCTGTATTTTCACTCAACAATTGTTAAATTTTGTATAAAGCAGAAAAAAAATGTCTTCACGCTCAAGAAAAAAGTATTTTTGATGTAACGAAAAACAGCTTTCGATTACCAACTGCAAACAATAAAATTTATTAATCCTTATGAAAAAATCAATAATGGCGTTAAGTGCTGCACTATTGCTGGGAGGAATTGCCTCGGCACAGAAAGTAGATTTTGAAGAATATACTTTAGATAACGGATTACACGTTATTTTGCACAACGATTCTTCCGCTCCGGCGGTCGTAACTTCGGTAATGTATCATGTAGGTGCAAAAGACGAAAACCCCGAAAGAACAGGATTCGCACACTTTTTTGAACATTTACTTTTCGAGGGGACTAAAAATATTAAACGCGGCGAATGGATGAAAAAAGTATCGTCAAATGGAGGCATAAACAACGCCAACACTACAGATGACAGAACGTACTATTACGAAGTATTCCCATCGAACAATCTAGAATTAGGGCTTTGGATGGAATCGGAAAGAATGTTGCATCCTGTCATTAATCAGATTGGAGTCGATACTCAAAATGAGGTTATTAAAGAAGAAAAGCGGACGCGTTTTGACAATCAACCTTATGGTAACTGGCAAACTGAGGTCAAGAAAAATATGTTTATTAATCATCCGTATCGATGGTCACCTATTGGCTCAATGGAACACCTAGACGCAGCAAAATTAGAAGAATTTCAAGCCTTTTTCAAAAAATTCTATGTTCCTAAAAATGCTGTTTTAGTCGTTGCAGGTCAAATTGACATTGCTCAAGCCAAAGAATGGATAAAAAAATATTTTGGTGCTATTCCAAGTGGCGAAGTTGTGAAAAAACAAATTTTTACCGAAGAACCCATAACAAAGACTATAAAAGCTACTTACCAAGACCCAAATATTCAAATTCCAGCAGTTATAACCGCATACAGAACCCCATCGATGAAAACTAGAGATGCTAGGGTTTTGGATTTAATTTCTTCCTATTTAAGTGGCGGAAAAAGTTCAAAATTGTACAAGAAAATCGTCGACGAGAAGAAAATGGCATTAGAAATTGCTGCTTTTGGCTTAAGTCAAGAAGACTATGGCACGTATATGATCCTTGGATTACCAATGGCTCCATATACATTGACAGACCTATTAAAAGAAATGGATGAGGAAATTGTTAAAATTCAAACCGATCTGATTTCCGAAAAAGATTATCAAAAACTACAAAACACTTTTGACAATCAATTTGTAAATGCGAATTCTAACCTTGAAGGAATTGCTGAAAACTTAGCAAAATATTATATGCTTTACGGAGACATCAATTTGATTAATTCAGAGATTGAATTATACCATTCTATAACCCGAGAAGAAATTCGGGAAGTAGCCAAAAAGTATTTAAATCCAAATCAGCGATTGATTTTAGACTACGTTCCTTCAACTGATAAAGCTAAAAACTAAGACATCCCTATCATGAAAAATACAAGTATATTATTATTCATTCTGTTCATAACCGGAATTATGCAAGCACAAGACCGTCCGCAACCAAAACCTGGAAAAGCGCCAGTGGTAAACATCAAAAAACCACAAACCTTTGTCCTTTCAAACGGTTTGAAAGTAATGGTTGTCGAAGACCACAAATTGCCTAGAGTAACCTATAATCTTACTTTAGATAATGCCCCATTTGTAGAAGGTAAAATAAAAGGTATCGACCAAATTACCAGCAGTTTAATCGGAAATGGCTCTAAAAAAACATCCAAAGACGTTTTTAACGAAGAGATAGACTTTTTAGGTGCGAATGTCAACTTTAGCGCAAGTGGAGCTTATGCAAGTTCTCTTTCTAAATATGCCGATCGAATCCTAGAATTAATGGCAGAAGGCGCCTTAAATCCTAATTTTACACAAGTAGAATTTGATAAAGAAAAAGCTAAAATGCTTGAAGCCCTTAAGACTCAAGAAAAGAGTGTTACAGCAATTTCCAATAGAGTTACTAGTGCTTTAGCCTTTGGAAAAAATCATCCATTTGGTGAATTTGTAACAGCAGAAACAATCAATAACATAACACTTCCTGACGTTGAAGCTAATTATCGCAATTATTTTGTTCCTGAAAATGCGTATCTAGTTATCATTGGAGATGTAAAATACAATAAAATAAAACCTTTTGTTGAAAAATTATTTGGTAAATGGGAAAAAAGAAGCACTCCAAAAACGACCTATCCTTCGCCAAAAAATGTTGAATTTACTCAAATAAATTTTATAGACATGCCCGCTGCTGTGCAATCTGAAATTGCCCTAGTAAATACTATAAATTTAAAAATGAGCGATCCTGATTTCTTTTCATCTGCAATTGCAACGTACATTCTTGGTGGCGGAGGAGAGAGTTATTTATTCCAAAATTTAAGAGAAAAACATGGTTGGACTTATGGCGCCTATGCAGAAATTGGATCTGGAAAATATGATTCGAAAGTGATATCAACAGCAGCTGTTAGAAATATGGTTACTGACAGTTCAGTAATTGAATTTATTAATGAAATCAAAAAAATTAGAACCGAAAAAGTTACCGAACAAGCGCTAAATGACGTCAAAGCACGATACATTGGTCGTTTTGTAATGCAAGTTCAAAAACCTCAAACTATTGCTCGATATGCTTTAAACATTGAAACCGAAGATCTTCCAGCAGACTTTTATGAGAATTACATCAAAAACATAAATGCCGTAACTCCCGAGCAGGTGCAGCTTGCCGCCAATAAATATTTCCTAGTCGACAACACTCGAATTGTAATCACAGGTAAAGGCTCAGATGTGATTCCAGGCCTGGAAAAACTAAAAATTCCAATATTTTATTTTGACAAATACGGAAATCCTATAGAAAAACCCGTTGCTAAAAAAGAAATTCCAGCAGGTCTAACAGCCAAAACCGTTTTGGATAATTACATCAAAGCTATTGGTGGCGAAAAAGCAGTTGCTTCTGTAAAAACAATTGCAATGGCCGGATCTACAACAATTCCGCAAGCGCCATCACCGTTGACATTTACCAATAAAATTGATGCAAAAGGCAAAATTAAAGTTGAAATTGCAATGGGACCAATGAGTTTGATGAAACAAGTAGTGAACGAAAAAGGAGCTTATGTGGAGCAACAAGGACAACGAAAAAACGTTGAAGGAGATGCTTTAGCTGAAATGAAAGCTAGTGCAACACCATTTGAAGAATTACAACTTGCCAAGAAAACTGGACTTGCAATTAGCGGCATTGAAACCATCAACGGAAATGATGCTTATGCAATTCCAAACGGAAAAACAACGATGTATTATGATACCAAATCAGGACTCAAAGTTGCTGAAGCCAAGACAGTGGAGCAAGGCGCAAATAAAATGACTCAAATGACTACCTACTTAGATTACAGGGAAGTAAAAGGTGTAAAAGTTCCTTTCAATATCATCCAAAATGTCGGTTTCGAATTGGATATAAAAATGTCCGAAATAAAAATCAATGAAGGAGTATCTGACGCTGATTTCCAATAGAAGTTGGGAGTCGGAAGACAGAAGTTAGAAATTAGTACAGCGAAAACCTCTTGATTTCTCAAGAGGTTTTTGTTTTTTATAATTGTTTAAAATCTGAAATCTGCATGCATGAAATCTGCCAATCTGCAACCTGAAAACTACTTCTTAGCCGACAAATAAACCCCAGCCAAAATAATAAAAGCTCCTAAAAACTGCACTGGAGTCAGCATTTCCTTATCTAATAATCCCCAAGAAAAAGCAACTATTGGAATTAAATACGTTACCGAAGTGGCAAAAACAGGCGATGAAATTTGTATTGTTTTAAAGAAAAGTATATTGGCAATTCCCGTTCCCACAACACCTAAAATCATAATAAACAATACCGAATGCTGAACACTTTCGACCGCTATTAGATCGAAAAAACCAGAGAAAAACAAAATCGCTAAAGCAGGAAACAACAAAACCGAAAAATTACCGGTACTAATACTCAGCGGACTCAAATCGGATAAATATTTATTGATTAAATTGACATTCGTTGCATAACAAATCGAGGCTATAATAACCAAAATTGCATAATAATAATTTTGCTCCGGATGATGAATAGCTCCGTTTATAATTAACAAAAATGTTCCTATTAATCCAATAATCACCCCCAAAATCTGAGCCCTTTTAAAACTCAAACCAAAAGCCAACCCGCCTAAAATCATGGTATTTAAAGGCGTAAGCGAATTCAGAATTGCACTGACAGAACTGTCGATTTGAGTTTGCGCAATTGCAAAAAGAAAAGCCGGAACAAAAGTGCCCAACATAGCCGTCAAAGCGATATATTTCCACTGATGTAGCGGAATTTTACATAGACTTTTGAATCCAATTAGCAACAAAAAAATGGCTGCAAAAATAATCCGCAACGAACCTAATTGCAAAGGCGTCAACCCCACTAAACCTCTCTTAATCAAGATAAAAGAACTCCCCCAAATTAAGGCAAGCGTTATCAGGTACACCCATTTCAACTGTTTCGAATTCATAAACTAAATTTTGGCTCAAAATTGTAATTATTTTATGAATTACCGGCACTTTTTTTAGTAAATTTGTTTACTAAAATTGAATTTTTAAATATTTAAACCCCAATAAAAATGAATGTAATCAAATCCATATCAGCAATGCTACTTGCAAGCCTTTTATTTGTGGGTTGTAAAGAAAAATCAACTGAAGCCGTTTCAGATGCAGCAACTGGAACAGCAGCACCAAAAGTGAAAAAAGAAATTGCCGTCGCAAACTTACAAACAGCAAGTTTCACCATCAAAGGCATGACTTGTGCCATAGGATGTGCCAAAACCATTCAGGAAGAATTAAATGGCCTTGAGGGTGTTCAAAATGCTACAGTAGATTTTGATAAAGAATTGGCCACTGTTTCTTTTGACAAAACAGTACTAAACCCTGAAAAATTAACTAAAGTTGTCGAAGCCGTCGCCGACGGCAAAACATATAAAGTTTCTAATATGAAATTGTAAAACGAAACCTTAAGTTAGTTTTATAAAGAAAGCTTCTCGATGGAGAAGCTTTTTTATTTTGATGACTGCAAATTTAAATTTTAGTACTATGAGTTAGTTGGATGTTTTTTTGCTAAAAAATGTTCGATTAAATAATGACCTAAATAAACCATAGGCGTCATACCGATGGCTATAATCAACTTTACAAAATAACCAGTAAAGGCAGAAGTTATATAAACGTCGGTGGTCATAATTCCTGTTGCCCAGAAGGCAATACCGAGAACGATAAAACTATCGAACAACTGAGAAATCACTGTAGAACCGGTACTTCTGAGCCAAATCATTTTATTTCCCGTTTTGTTTTTAAGAAAATGAAAAATAGTAACATCGATAAGTTGTGAAACTAAAAAAGCGGTTATACTCCCCACAATAATCCATTGACTTTGACCAAAAACGGCAAAAAATTGAGCGTCACTCACTGTACTGATTCCGGTAGCAGCTGGAATTCGTATCGCAAAATACAGCAGGATAAAACAATACCCAATCAAACTTGCGGTAATTAAGGAAAGTTTACGCACTCCTTTTTCGCCAAAATATTCATTGATTAAGTCGGTTGTTACAAAAACTACTGGCCAAGGTAGAATTCCAATACTCATCACCGCCGAACCTACATGAATAAGCTTTCCCCCTATCAATTCCGCAACAACAGCATTGGTAATGAATATACCGGCCAGAATAACGTACACAATATCTTTTTTGGACTCGAACATAAAAATTGATTTGAAATCAAAAGTAGTATTTTTTGAAATAGTAAGTTTAAAAAAATTATTACTACTTATCACTACTAATTCAAATTAACAGTATCAGGCAATACGAGACAATCTCGCCATTTTGCCAAACTTTTTTCTAACCCTATTGCAGCTTGAAAACAATTAGTTCAGTGACTTCCACCAACATCCAAAAACTGCTTTAATTCTTTGTGGGAATAGTATCGATTTGCTGTCCAACAGCATTTTTAAACACATTCAAATTCCAAGAATCTCTCCATGTGATTGAGATTTTTCCCTCAAGGAAATCAATAGGTAGCCAAATGTACCTGCCTGTAATAGGTTTATCGGGTTGCCAAATATCAAACATAGCTATAAAACTATCCTCATTACCTTGGACAGGCAAAATAAATGTTGACTGTGAGCCAAAGTTTTTCTCAACCCCAAGATTATCTAAAGGATTATAACCAGCACAAGGATTGCCTTGGTTTGTCCATTCGCCAAGTATGTTTTTAGCCGTATAATATCGTGCTGGGTTGGGTTTCCAACCCGTTGAACCAGAACCCAACAGATGATAAACTCCGTTTCTTTTTATGACCGCCGGAGCTTCAGTATGGGCTTCAATACCTCTGCAAATGGTGTATTTACTTTCGGGATAATAGTAGTCACTATCCATCTTGGCAATGACAAAAGCTTTGTCAGGTTTGCGAACTGTTAAGTGATAAAGACTACCATCATCATCTTTAAACATCGAAAAATCACCTGAACCATTGGGTGAATCAGCGCCATGAAATTTATGATGAAAAATAAATGGTCCCGTCGGTTGATCGGCAACGGCAACTCCTACATTACTTGTTACATACCCCAGGCCGGCTAAGTACAGTTTAAAATAGGCTACAAACTGCTTGTTTTTTTTATTGTAAACGACTTTCGGCCTTTCGAGAATACATCCATAAGAAAGATCGCTTTTTGAATTTTTATAATCTACGCTTAAAACCAAACCCTCATCTTTCCAGTTGATTAAATCAGCAGATGAATAGCAATGTATGCCGCCATCGGC is part of the Flavobacterium nackdongense genome and encodes:
- a CDS encoding HepT-like ribonuclease domain-containing protein, yielding MQDRLGDTVRLHHIVDAINEIENYIQDVDFDHFVKNSMMFNASLRQLEIIGEASNRLSEKILNDNSSIPWARIIGLRNLVIHEYFGIDDLTIWDVIKINLPDLKEKILVLLEEMR
- a CDS encoding nucleotidyltransferase family protein, which translates into the protein MSLTTSQINIIKDFFSKQPVLKAYLFGSYGRGSENKDSDIDLLVELDYSQPIGLEFIQMQLDLQKLLSKKIDLVSARGLSKYIQPILDKEKKLIYAR
- the cysK gene encoding cysteine synthase A; translation: MKAKSILETIGNTPVVQINKLFGNSKEIWIKLEKSNPGNSIKDRIALAMIEDAESKGLLNADSVIIEPTSGNTGIGLALVAAVKGYKVILVMPESMSVERRKLMEIYGAEFVLTPREKGMKGAIEKAAELVLETPNAWSPKQFDNPANVEVHERTTAQEILADFPGGLDYIITGVGTGGHITGVAKVLKAKFPNLKVIAVEPELSPVLSGGTPGPHPLQGIGAGFIPANYHGQYIDEVIQVSKDDAFAFAKKIAKEEGILVGISTGASLAAVAKKLETIPDGAVVLTFNYDTGERYLSIEGLF
- the rpmA gene encoding 50S ribosomal protein L27, which codes for MAHKKGVGSSKNGRESESKRLGVKIFGGQAAIAGNIIVRQRGSKHNPGENVYISKDHTLHARVDGVVQFQKKRDNKSYVSILPFEVEA
- the rplU gene encoding 50S ribosomal protein L21, giving the protein MYAIVEIAGQQFKVSKDLKVYVHRLANEEGTKVSFDKVYLLDDNGSITIGAPAIEGASVEAKVLQHLKGDKVIVFKKKRRKGYKKRNGHRQYLTQIVIEGISVSAPKKAAAKKETVEVAAEEVEAPKVKKAPKAKKEETQE
- a CDS encoding M16 family metallopeptidase, producing the protein MKKSIMALSAALLLGGIASAQKVDFEEYTLDNGLHVILHNDSSAPAVVTSVMYHVGAKDENPERTGFAHFFEHLLFEGTKNIKRGEWMKKVSSNGGINNANTTDDRTYYYEVFPSNNLELGLWMESERMLHPVINQIGVDTQNEVIKEEKRTRFDNQPYGNWQTEVKKNMFINHPYRWSPIGSMEHLDAAKLEEFQAFFKKFYVPKNAVLVVAGQIDIAQAKEWIKKYFGAIPSGEVVKKQIFTEEPITKTIKATYQDPNIQIPAVITAYRTPSMKTRDARVLDLISSYLSGGKSSKLYKKIVDEKKMALEIAAFGLSQEDYGTYMILGLPMAPYTLTDLLKEMDEEIVKIQTDLISEKDYQKLQNTFDNQFVNANSNLEGIAENLAKYYMLYGDINLINSEIELYHSITREEIREVAKKYLNPNQRLILDYVPSTDKAKN
- a CDS encoding M16 family metallopeptidase, which encodes MKNTSILLFILFITGIMQAQDRPQPKPGKAPVVNIKKPQTFVLSNGLKVMVVEDHKLPRVTYNLTLDNAPFVEGKIKGIDQITSSLIGNGSKKTSKDVFNEEIDFLGANVNFSASGAYASSLSKYADRILELMAEGALNPNFTQVEFDKEKAKMLEALKTQEKSVTAISNRVTSALAFGKNHPFGEFVTAETINNITLPDVEANYRNYFVPENAYLVIIGDVKYNKIKPFVEKLFGKWEKRSTPKTTYPSPKNVEFTQINFIDMPAAVQSEIALVNTINLKMSDPDFFSSAIATYILGGGGESYLFQNLREKHGWTYGAYAEIGSGKYDSKVISTAAVRNMVTDSSVIEFINEIKKIRTEKVTEQALNDVKARYIGRFVMQVQKPQTIARYALNIETEDLPADFYENYIKNINAVTPEQVQLAANKYFLVDNTRIVITGKGSDVIPGLEKLKIPIFYFDKYGNPIEKPVAKKEIPAGLTAKTVLDNYIKAIGGEKAVASVKTIAMAGSTTIPQAPSPLTFTNKIDAKGKIKVEIAMGPMSLMKQVVNEKGAYVEQQGQRKNVEGDALAEMKASATPFEELQLAKKTGLAISGIETINGNDAYAIPNGKTTMYYDTKSGLKVAEAKTVEQGANKMTQMTTYLDYREVKGVKVPFNIIQNVGFELDIKMSEIKINEGVSDADFQ
- a CDS encoding DMT family transporter; its protein translation is MNSKQLKWVYLITLALIWGSSFILIKRGLVGLTPLQLGSLRIIFAAIFLLLIGFKSLCKIPLHQWKYIALTAMLGTFVPAFLFAIAQTQIDSSVSAILNSLTPLNTMILGGLAFGLSFKRAQILGVIIGLIGTFLLIINGAIHHPEQNYYYAILVIIASICYATNVNLINKYLSDLSPLSISTGNFSVLLFPALAILFFSGFFDLIAVESVQHSVLFIMILGVVGTGIANILFFKTIQISSPVFATSVTYLIPIVAFSWGLLDKEMLTPVQFLGAFIILAGVYLSAKK
- a CDS encoding heavy-metal-associated domain-containing protein, producing the protein MNVIKSISAMLLASLLFVGCKEKSTEAVSDAATGTAAPKVKKEIAVANLQTASFTIKGMTCAIGCAKTIQEELNGLEGVQNATVDFDKELATVSFDKTVLNPEKLTKVVEAVADGKTYKVSNMKL
- a CDS encoding queuosine precursor transporter, with the translated sequence MFESKKDIVYVILAGIFITNAVVAELIGGKLIHVGSAVMSIGILPWPVVFVTTDLINEYFGEKGVRKLSLITASLIGYCFILLYFAIRIPAATGISTVSDAQFFAVFGQSQWIIVGSITAFLVSQLIDVTIFHFLKNKTGNKMIWLRSTGSTVISQLFDSFIVLGIAFWATGIMTTDVYITSAFTGYFVKLIIAIGMTPMVYLGHYLIEHFLAKKHPTNS
- a CDS encoding family 43 glycosylhydrolase is translated as MKRILIVALLIYFSSVMQAQQTNFKPAQVWLDNNGTPINAHGGGILFHNNTYYWYGEHKLEGKSEAQFADGGIHCYSSADLINWKDEGLVLSVDYKNSKSDLSYGCILERPKVVYNKKNKQFVAYFKLYLAGLGYVTSNVGVAVADQPTGPFIFHHKFHGADSPNGSGDFSMFKDDDGSLYHLTVRKPDKAFVIAKMDSDYYYPESKYTICRGIEAHTEAPAVIKRNGVYHLLGSGSTGWKPNPARYYTAKNILGEWTNQGNPCAGYNPLDNLGVEKNFGSQSTFILPVQGNEDSFIAMFDIWQPDKPITGRYIWLPIDFLEGKISITWRDSWNLNVFKNAVGQQIDTIPTKN